Within the Flavobacteriales bacterium genome, the region TCACATCGCATGTAATGTCAGCAATCACGCTGATGCGGAACCCCGGCTGTCTCATCTCTTCGCGGGTAAACAAAGGCGCCGTTCGCGGATCCCAGAAATGGCAGGCCAGCAATAGGTCGCAGGCACGTGTGTACGGCATAAAGGTCGACTGGTACCTGTCGGGATGTTTGTAAAACTCTTCCTTCACCCATCCCGATCCATCCTTCGCTTCATAGTAATCCTTCGAATGCAACTGGCAGTACACTGGTTCCATGTAGTGGTAGGTGAGGAATTCGTAGGGGGTGACTTTGCGCACTTTCAATGCACTCAGCGTTTCGATGGCGCCGTTGGCCGAACGCCCTCCGCCGGTGACCAGGATCTTGATGTTATGAAGCTTGGCGGAAGACAGCTCCTGTTCCATCTCCGCGCGGTCACGGCATTCGTGAACCGGCTTGAGATGAAAGAGGTCGTACTTGTTCCCGTATCCCAGGATGCCATTGTAGGTGCCGATGATGCCGGCAAATCGTCCGAAGCCGATTACCCGGTTTCCATACGGATCGGTAAGCGTCTCGTAGTCGATCAAACGAACCAGTTTGCTGAGGATGGTTTGCAACAACGGCCGGTTGTATGCTTGCTTTTTAATCGTATGAGAGAAGAAAAAGTACGCTTTGCCGGGCAACAGTGCATCTGGCTTTACTTCCTTGATGCCTAGCAGAAAATCGCACGCAGAGAGGTCTTCCGTAACGGTCACACCTTCCTGCCTGTATTCATCATCGCTGAATGAACGCAGGGGGGAAGGCTCCACCAGGATCTTCAGGCCGGGATGCGTTTGCATCAACTCCCTGCATTGCACAGGCGACAAAGGCACACGCTGATCGGGTGGCTGCTTGGTTTCTTTAATAAGTCCGAGGACGAGGCTCACGCGGCAAATATACTCAAATAACCATCCCGTGAATGCACAGCCATCGTCGGCATGTTGCCCTTTTTCGTTACATTTACCCTCCTAAAATGCACCATCATGGGACGGATATTTGAAAAACGTAAGCACAAAATGTTTGCCCGCTGGGCCAAGATGGCAAAGGCCTTCACACGGGTTGGCAAAGACATCAGCATGGCCGCAAAGCGGGGTGGTCCTGACCCGAATACGAATGCGCAGCTGCGCATCGCGATTCAGAATGCCAAGGCCATCAACATGCCCAAGGCGAATATCGAGTCTGCGATCCAGCGTGCCACCAACAAGGACATGAAGGACTATGAAGAAATGGTCTATGAAGGATACGGTCCGCACGCGGTGGCAGTGGTGGTGGAAACTGCCACAGACAATCCTACCCGTACCGTTGCCAACGTGCGCCATTGTTTTACCCGTGTAGGAGCAAGCCTTGGAAAAACCGGTTCACTGGAGTTCCTGTTCGAGCGCAAAGGGGTGTTTGAAGTGGTGGATGAAGGCCAGGATCTGGAAGAGCTCGAGCTCGAACTGATCGACAGCGGCCTGGAGGAAATTGATAAAGCCGACGGAAAAATCTACATATACACCGCATTCACCGACTTCGGTAACATGCAGAAGGCCCTTGAAGAAAGAGGTATCCAAGTATCCACCGCTTCCCTGGAACGTATCCCCACCAACCAGGTAGAATTGAATGATGAGCAACGGGCCGAGGTACAAAAGATGCTCGACTACCTGGAAGAAGATGACGATGTGCAGGCGGTGTTCCATAACATGAAGGAAGACTGAGCAAATGCGTTGAACAATTCCGCCCACCGGTTGTTCTACAGGCATGAAGATCCATACCTATGCGAGTGAGCAATTGCTGCCCGGAATAGCACTCGGGGAAGCATGGGCGTTTTTCGCCACTCCCCTCAACCTGAACCGCATCACCCCGCCCCATCTGCATTTTGAGATATTGAGCAAAGACGCTGGTCAACCGATGTTCAAAGGGCAGATCATTCGCTACAAGGTACAGCCGTTGCCGTTGTATCGCACAACCTGGGTGACGGAGATCGCGGAGGTGAACCCGATGGTGTCTTTTGTGGATGTACAGAAGCAAGGACCTTTTGCCCACTGGCATCATACCCACCTGTTCTTCCAGGAACAATCAGGTGTGAAGATGTACGACAACCTCCAATACACCATCCCTTTCGGCCGTGCCGGACAGGTGGTTGGGCCTTTCATTCATAGAAAGGTGACCGAAATATTTTCCTACCGGAGGCTAAAGCTGGAAGAAATATTTCCTGTGCGCAAATAAAGGCGGATTCCGTACATTCGTCCCGGTCCATTTCCTAATCT harbors:
- a CDS encoding YebC/PmpR family DNA-binding transcriptional regulator, coding for MGRIFEKRKHKMFARWAKMAKAFTRVGKDISMAAKRGGPDPNTNAQLRIAIQNAKAINMPKANIESAIQRATNKDMKDYEEMVYEGYGPHAVAVVVETATDNPTRTVANVRHCFTRVGASLGKTGSLEFLFERKGVFEVVDEGQDLEELELELIDSGLEEIDKADGKIYIYTAFTDFGNMQKALEERGIQVSTASLERIPTNQVELNDEQRAEVQKMLDYLEEDDDVQAVFHNMKED
- a CDS encoding SRPBCC family protein, with translation MKIHTYASEQLLPGIALGEAWAFFATPLNLNRITPPHLHFEILSKDAGQPMFKGQIIRYKVQPLPLYRTTWVTEIAEVNPMVSFVDVQKQGPFAHWHHTHLFFQEQSGVKMYDNLQYTIPFGRAGQVVGPFIHRKVTEIFSYRRLKLEEIFPVRK